tattattatactaggCAACTATTAGATTTATTAATATAGTAACgcatattactgtatattttatatttaaggtTCATTTCATATGTATAAATGATAACAATATTatatcagttttattttgataCTTTTCATTTGAAATCTTGAACGTTCCGATACCGGATACTTTTGAGTGTAACACCCGTTGTGCGTACTACAGGAGTTATTATGGCGCTCTCTGTGTCCAACTTAGAGATCTGTAATTTAGCTTATACAGGCAAAtatgaagaattaaaaaaatgtattttgtctGACAGAAGTCTGGCAGCGAAAACAGATCAGGTGAGTGGGTAGAATGTGAAATATACAGCAAAGATCAGATTAGCCAGTTAGCTAGTCATCAACTCCTTGTGCAGTTCATAATAGTATGTAGTATTTATTGTTAAAGTCTGCTTGGTTTTTTGGCTGATTGTTCTTAACTCTTTAGGACAACAGGACTGCTTTACACTGGGCGTGTTCAGCTGGACATGCAAATATCGTGCAGTTTCTTTTGGATCTTGGAGCTGAGGTGGAAATTAAGGATGATGTGAGTCAGCATCTTTTCTCAGCTCCACTGTCACTCCTGCTCAATCCATTGTAATGTTTCAGTGTGAAGTTATTAACCATGTTTAACACCATTTTGTAGGCATCTTGGACTCCTCTGCACATTGCAGCTTCTGCAGGAAGAGAGGAAATTGTTAGATTTTTAATAGGCAGAGGAGCTCAACTGAATTCAGTCAACCAAAATGGTTGCACCCCATTACATTATGCAGCATCAAAGGACAGATATGAGGTATGATCAGAAATTTCAATTAagtcattaaacattaatatttgcCATTGATTAGGTTACATAACATGTCCCTACAGTCATTTAACAtcattttatgtattatgtacaATGTAAAAACCAGTATTATTTGGATAAATCTTTCTCTGCACAGCACTGACATTGACatggtaatgtgtgtgtttgtggcatGAGTCAATCAGACACAGAAGACATGTGTTTATGTACTGTGGACAATATAATGCTTCCTTCTTACTGATAGACAGAACAAACTGTGGCTAAAAAAACTGTGCATATCATCACCTGGGCTGTAATCAGTAGCTATAAATCTACAGAATACATCCGTATGATAGATTTAGATAATAGAATGGTCAATGAGTGAAGGAGCCAGGTTGGTTCACAAAATAATTTGATATATATCAACTGGGGAAGTGGTAgccctgggcaaggcccttaaccatcactacctcagttgtataaaaaaatagataaatactgATTTACCTCAGTATTAACTACTGTTGTAGTGGTGTGTAATATTTacacattcctttttttttttcttttttttcttttttttttttttttttttacagatagcCCTGATTTTGCTGGAAAATGGTGCTGACCCTAACGCCACAGATAAACTAGAATCCACACCTCTACACAGAGCCTCAGCAAAGGGGAACTGTCGTCTCATCCAACTTCTCTTAAAACAGAGCGCTTCCACTAATATTCAGGACTCAGAGGGCAACACACCGCTGTGAGTGTTGTCACAATTTGTACACAAAGGATTTGAATGTACTATATCATTTTCCGACCTGTGATAGAACTTGTTTATTAATGGTGCCTTTCTGTTTTTTGCCAGCCATCTTGCATGTGATGAAGAGCAAGTAGAGGCTGCAAAGCTCTTAGTTGCACATGGTGCCAGTATTTACATTGAGAACAAAGAGGAAAAGACACCTTTACAGATTGCCAAAGGTGGACTTGGTAATATTCTTAGAAGGATTGTAGAAGGTTGAAATGATTATAAGAAGGTTTGTGCATCAGCTGTTTCCAGCTGTTCAGCTCTGCAGACGTGAAGAACTCCTGTCGATGAACATGGTGGACTACTGCAGAAAGTGTgaatgtggtttttttttagttttttgttttgttttgttttgtttttaaggaCTAGAGGACTAGAGCCttaaaaataagtgttaaaagtttttgaaatattttgatatttttgatTTAATAAATCATGCACTTCTCTTCAAACTACTTTAAGGATTGTTTTTGGAGGCAGGATTAACATTTtgagattttaagattttacacATCATTAGTTCAGTCATTTAGTTCACAAAAGGGAAGTAGGGAATAAATGATTACATACACCTAATGTTGTTATGTTTGCTTTTCATACACTATACAATATGTTATACTAGAGCTGACAGATATGAAAAAATATTACAGCAATTAATAGTTTAGGAAAACTTCCCTTAGTGATTAGTTAATATTAATTAGGGACAATGTTTGCAGAGTTGCTTCATTATACGAGTTTCTTGTTAAAAAAGAGCAATTTGAACTATCACTGTTTCttgcaataaacattttattgcaTAAATTTTGGCATTGTTTTAACAAAATTGCTAAACTGTTTTCCCTTTAACCATTAATGTTTGTCTCTGGTATTAATTATGAATTGGTACACCTGTAAAATTCCTGTCATTTGTTACCATGTCAAAAACCCAAAGAGTTTTTAACACAAAAGAGACAAATGCTTACAGATTCCACAAATCTGGTAATGcagatatttttattctatataaaaaaatatagatatagatagatagagagagagagagagagatagagagagatagttatgtatgtgtttgtatataggctaaaattaaaagcagtgtgtataacaaagacaaaaatattgtCTGCTGTTCCACTACTTTGGACAGGTCTgtacatttggccatatagtttACCATTACAGTATATCATCCATCCTTTAGATATTGAAATATGAGTAACAGAAACCGAGTGAGGCGATATGGTGAAATGCCTTCACTGCAAACACATACcttgagagaaatacagaaacCTAAACAAAAGAGATTGAAATCAccactttctctttatttcacttttaatgTGATATAGCAGGCATCAAATCATAAGTGGAAACCAAATAGAAATGTGTTTTGGGGGGGAGGTGGGAGAAACACTTCAATAGCTTAGTTGGTGTCAGTGGGTCTCCAGCTTGATGAAGTTATAGCAAGGAAGGGATATGCATCAAAATATTAATACTTATTTACTTTAAGCTTATCTGTTCAAAAACGTTTGCTTACCTTAAATTGAGCAGTCTGTCACCAAAGATgctatgttcttttttttttttttaacccatctAGATATAATTCTCATATCTTTAGTTTACAGCAAAAGTGAAATAATTGTCCTTTCCATTCCAATACTTTCGGAGGGGACTGTAGGTTTGGCTTAAGTTTAACATTAAGGAATGTTTTTCATGCAGGAGGAGCACAATGTTGAGTGAGCTAGAACAAAATAGTTAAAATTGTGTAACAGAAACCAAGTGAGGACATGAATCAGCCTAGACTGAGTAAACTGATCTCAAActcaaatgtcttcagtgtattgcaaaaacaaaataatgatcCTTGACTTTCCAATACTTTTCAATGGGAATGTattatgtggacacctgaccttcacacttatatattaaatagtaTTTGCAAACCATGAGCATTCATACTTTAATGTGCAGAACACTGGAGTGGCCACGTGTTCCTCCACACATGAAACATAAATTATAGTGCAGCTTGGGTTTTTGGGGAACcaaagtatataatatataagattttgtttattataaggGTTCTACAATAGACCAAGGCCAGGACTAGAGAATGAGTCAAAAAGTGAATGTGGAGAGTCAATATTGAGACTATCACATCCTTTACAAGGCCAATCCTTAATTACACTTTTATAAGTGTATGTCTGACTATATTTACAAATTGTCTTGAGAAGTAAATAAAATTCTTCTAGACATTAGACTGAGGCATATATTTGGGCTTCCACTAGCGGTTTTACTTGGCACATGtgaagtgtaaaatatttttgctaTAATTAGTATTGTTCTTATCAcgtcacacaaaacaaaaaactgtacCTGTCAATATTAATGCCTGTTCTGAAGTAATTAGTTGAACCAATTATGCTAGTTCTCTCAACTCGTTGGCATCATTCCTGCATTGTTCTAatgatcatttgtttttaagaaaaatacataagaaatatcaaaagaaatgaaaacttaTTTTTACAAACGAGGAGCTTGGCAATCTAATTAATCACATTTAACCATGAGACAAATTTCAACAAAATTCTAAGATTTCTGTCACAGAGGTCTTTTCTAAAATTCTAGAATAATCTCCAAGTTGCAGATAAGACTAAAGGAGTTACTAGGAAGATACTCAAAAGGAGTCATGAATAccacatatatacattatattttatctgTATTGGTGTTCGTTAAACTAATTTCCaagtttttttgtacttttaattTCAAATCTTGACCATTCCCATACCAGAGTTATTATGGCGCACTCTGTGTCCAACTTAGAGATCTGTAATTTTGCTTATACAGGCAaatttgaagaagaaaaaaagtattATGTCTGACAGAAGTCTGGCAGCAAAAACAGATCAGGTGAGTGGGTAGAAACGATTGCACTGGCCACTTTGCACATCCTGCATTAGTGTACGATTCATGTCTCTATTTTTGTTAACATccaattgcttgttttttttgtaaatctttatgtttatacacattattatcattatttatattattattatttatttattttgatatttcattttatttttatataacatttgttTCCTATATTTAAGCTTTTTctatattattactatgcaccaacacaccaagacaaattcctgtACATGAAGAACAGTACCgggcaataaacctgattctaattctgattccaGAACATGATGGACTACAACaaaaagtgtgattttttttcctccaggaAATAACAGTTGAAAAGTAAAGCTATGATAAATTAAGacaatttaatattttcatatcAAGGCCTATTCTCCATGATATGCAGCAGTGAGGAGCTTGGCAATATAATTAATCATAATTAATCAGGAGACAAGTACATTGATGGTTTGAAGCAGTAGGTTGTCAGATATGTGTAAAAAAGCTTTAGTTCTGAGTGAAACCAAAGTACAGTTGCAGTATTCCATTGTAATTCATGCTTCAGTTGTGATTCAAAATTTCAGTCACAGAGTTCTTTTCTAAAATTCTAGAATATTCTAAAAGTTACATATAAGATAAACAAAGGATTTCCTGGCAAGTTATCCAAATGAGCTACTTGGAAGATAACCAAAGGAATTACTGGCAAGGTAAACAAAAGTTTTGCCAAGATTTACCATGATTTACAGAGAATACTTAACAAGATACTGCTCAGTAATGCGCCTAAAACTGATTATCGCTGTGCAACAAATGTGGAAAAGAAATGTCAGTAGCTTTGCCCAGCGAGCAACATACACAGAAGAGCTCAGAAAATTGCAAAACAGTGGCTACTATATGGTTTATGTGGGAAAAACAGAACTGTCTGAAAGACATTTAAGTGGAGACTCTACGCCTCAAAATACCAGGCTGAAATCCCAGCCTACATGGAGCATTATTCATGCTGGTGGAGAACTTGGTTGGGTTCCTTGGAACTACAGGATGCACTTCTATTTGAGTGGCACAGCGCTGAAACCAGACAAGGAAATATTCCAAGAGCTGTGTTCTGAGATATATGACCACTATGGGAAATGTGCCATTATACTTAACCCAGATATCATGAGTAAAAGGCAGATCAAGGAAAATGAATTCTCTGTCTATTCTACAGTTCCAGTGGAGCTTCTACCAATGGCCTGTTGTCCAGAA
The Tachysurus vachellii isolate PV-2020 chromosome 13, HZAU_Pvac_v1, whole genome shotgun sequence genome window above contains:
- the psmd10 gene encoding 26S proteasome non-ATPase regulatory subunit 10 yields the protein MALSVSNLEICNLAYTGKYEELKKCILSDRSLAAKTDQDNRTALHWACSAGHANIVQFLLDLGAEVEIKDDASWTPLHIAASAGREEIVRFLIGRGAQLNSVNQNGCTPLHYAASKDRYEIALILLENGADPNATDKLESTPLHRASAKGNCRLIQLLLKQSASTNIQDSEGNTPLHLACDEEQVEAAKLLVAHGASIYIENKEEKTPLQIAKGGLGNILRRIVEG
- the LOC132856289 gene encoding uncharacterized protein C21orf140 homolog; translated protein: MVYVGKTELSERHLSGDSTPQNTRLKSQPTWSIIHAGGELGWVPWNYRMHFYLSGTALKPDKEIFQELCSEIYDHYGKCAIILNPDIMSKRQIKENEFSVYSTVPVELLPMACCPEVARYHGHIMLHIPMHYAHLSPLNTAWITAKWFTINNRDKYTDVYNNRNGLHKVIRCSGDPMDITRDWVSSFLVLCQALTAAVFS